One Cyanobacteria bacterium GSL.Bin1 genomic window, TTTCTGTCTCTGCGGAGCCTTTCTTAACATTTTTAGTGCAGGTAGGTTATCCTAAAGAGACAAAAGCACGTAAAACTTAGTATTCTTGCAACAAATTATTAAGCAAGAGGATTTGAAACAATGACTATTGCAGTAGGACGCGCCCAACAACAAAGAGGAGTCTTCGACCTCGTCGATGACTGGCTCAAGCGCGACAGATTTGTCTTTATTGGCTGGTCGGGTTTACTGCTATTCCCTTG contains:
- a CDS encoding photosystem II D2 protein (photosystem q(a) protein), yielding MTIAVGRAQQQRGVFDLVDDWLKRDRFVFIGWSGLLLFP